The Candidatus Kryptoniota bacterium genome contains a region encoding:
- a CDS encoding LysM peptidoglycan-binding domain-containing protein, protein MRQLNIQSLLLVVLVSAISFSCSSNKGTLKSEEIALAGRNANEQPDSASISSSIEKSRAEISRPSSLTMLDGVDSILTDGEAVSKLMESARKHYAAAIKLQKEGQQDSSAIEFENAIDVMNDLSYYPDIEENKDFVALSQSIISDYEKYISSVQNLGPGTSVFALEEKLSQIVDTINVSGTNFPTAQIPKTTVPLVMNRYVEQNIEFFTTKGRWHMQDWIRRSGLYIPLMKKVFRDAGLPEEIAYLSLPESGLHPTARSWARAVGLWQFIRSTGNLYGLHSNWWYDERRDPVKATEAAASHLKDLYEYYNDWYLAIAAYNCGTRHIDRAIRRSHHIRDFWKIRRLLPRETRNYVPQYIAVTLIVTNPKEYGFNDDTETSTVTCDTVKIPDSVDLKVLADATGVDLDTLRDLNPQLVHAVTPPSFDGQEYPLLVPAGTGPAFEADYQKLPETVKLTWTFHRVIRGETIYGIARRYRVSMASLKFANDLSRRTRRVRPGTLLIIPVKSSYYALSGKSKTSAIDIGSNIAETRYDSSPIHVVRRGETLSEIAEEHGTTVRTLKRLNNLSTSRIKPRMRLFVTSADTDNHASAPRSAVKVAAKTPSPAPSTTGSYVYHKVKRHETLGRIATIYGVNVSDLKNWNNLHSTRVRRGQLLMIMSPSIGNQKGDNMISETSDSRMIYRVRRGDSLWSIAHKFGVTIDRLRKWNTTAEDLRPGQRIIIYN, encoded by the coding sequence ATGCGACAACTTAACATACAATCTCTCCTTCTGGTTGTCCTTGTTTCGGCAATATCATTTTCTTGCAGTTCGAACAAGGGGACCTTGAAATCGGAAGAAATAGCGTTAGCAGGTCGGAACGCGAACGAGCAACCGGATTCCGCCAGTATCAGCAGCTCTATTGAGAAGAGCAGAGCAGAAATCAGCAGGCCGTCCAGCCTCACCATGCTGGATGGAGTGGACTCGATCCTCACTGACGGCGAAGCGGTTTCGAAGCTTATGGAGTCAGCGAGAAAGCATTACGCGGCGGCGATCAAGTTGCAGAAGGAAGGACAGCAAGATTCTTCCGCGATCGAATTTGAGAACGCGATCGACGTAATGAATGACCTCAGCTACTATCCCGATATTGAGGAGAATAAAGACTTTGTAGCGCTGAGCCAGAGCATAATTAGCGATTACGAGAAATATATTTCGTCCGTCCAGAACCTTGGACCGGGCACCTCAGTATTTGCCCTTGAAGAGAAGCTGTCTCAGATTGTCGATACGATAAATGTTTCGGGCACAAATTTCCCTACCGCTCAGATCCCAAAGACAACCGTTCCTCTAGTTATGAACAGGTATGTTGAACAGAATATTGAGTTCTTCACGACTAAGGGAAGATGGCATATGCAGGACTGGATTCGCAGGTCCGGCTTATACATCCCTCTGATGAAGAAGGTATTCCGAGATGCGGGTTTGCCTGAGGAAATCGCGTACCTGTCTTTGCCGGAAAGCGGTTTGCATCCCACAGCACGTTCATGGGCGCGAGCCGTAGGGCTGTGGCAGTTCATCCGATCAACTGGCAATCTGTACGGCCTTCACTCGAATTGGTGGTATGACGAGCGGAGGGATCCTGTAAAGGCCACCGAGGCGGCGGCAAGCCATCTTAAAGACCTTTATGAGTACTACAACGACTGGTATCTCGCAATCGCCGCGTACAATTGCGGGACAAGACATATTGACCGCGCTATCCGTCGAAGTCACCACATAAGAGATTTCTGGAAGATCAGACGACTGCTTCCGAGGGAAACGCGGAATTATGTGCCGCAGTATATTGCGGTGACCCTTATAGTCACAAATCCGAAGGAATATGGATTTAACGATGACACAGAGACGTCGACTGTCACATGCGACACGGTTAAGATCCCTGACAGTGTTGATTTGAAAGTTCTAGCAGACGCCACAGGAGTGGATCTCGACACTTTGCGTGATTTGAATCCACAGCTGGTGCACGCAGTTACACCTCCGAGTTTTGACGGACAAGAATATCCTCTCCTCGTTCCGGCAGGCACAGGACCTGCATTTGAGGCAGACTATCAGAAACTCCCCGAGACGGTGAAACTCACATGGACCTTCCACAGAGTCATACGCGGGGAAACCATTTACGGGATAGCAAGGCGATATCGGGTAAGCATGGCGTCGCTCAAGTTTGCGAACGACCTCTCACGTCGAACCCGTCGCGTGCGTCCGGGAACCCTTCTCATTATTCCGGTGAAAAGCTCTTACTATGCCTTGAGCGGAAAGAGCAAAACATCTGCGATTGATATCGGATCAAACATTGCGGAGACCAGATACGACAGTTCTCCAATTCACGTCGTCAGACGCGGCGAGACATTGAGTGAAATCGCAGAGGAGCATGGGACAACGGTTCGTACATTGAAGAGACTGAACAATCTGAGCACCTCGAGAATCAAACCCCGGATGAGGCTATTCGTTACATCCGCCGACACTGATAACCATGCGTCTGCACCGCGGTCAGCAGTGAAAGTTGCAGCTAAAACTCCCTCGCCGGCGCCGTCTACCACCGGTTCCTATGTCTATCACAAAGTCAAGAGACACGAGACGCTCGGCAGAATTGCGACGATTTATGGAGTCAACGTATCCGACCTGAAGAATTGGAACAATCTCCATTCAACTAGAGTCAGGCGCGGTCAGCTCCTGATGATCATGTCGCCATCGATAGGCAATCAGAAGGGCGACAATATGATATCGGAGACTTCCGACTCGAGGATGATTTACAGGGTCAGGCGAGGTGATTCGCTCTGGAGCATCGCACACAAGTTTGGAGTGACTATCGACCGGCTCCGGAAGTGGAACACAACTGCGGAAGATCTTCGGCCGGGCCAGCGGATCATTATTTACAACTGA
- a CDS encoding LOG family protein, giving the protein MDPKLSIPSRKSKIVTIFGSSRPKAGSPEYEDALLLGKKLSSAGISICTGGYGGIMEAASKGAEGSGVQIIGVTTSIFSPTPNEYVNVQVHTQSLYERLEKLVHFGDGYIILKGGTGTLVELSLVWELMNKNIINEKPILTVKDFWKPVIELLDKELAYEGKESCSRFVRVAADAGDAANKMIDALAG; this is encoded by the coding sequence GTGGACCCGAAGCTCTCGATTCCCTCCAGAAAATCAAAAATTGTCACAATTTTCGGCAGCAGCCGACCTAAGGCAGGTTCTCCAGAGTACGAGGACGCGCTGCTTCTCGGCAAGAAGCTATCCTCCGCGGGAATTTCAATTTGCACGGGCGGTTACGGAGGAATCATGGAAGCTGCTTCGAAGGGAGCAGAGGGGTCAGGTGTCCAGATCATCGGCGTGACTACCTCCATCTTCTCGCCCACACCTAATGAATACGTGAACGTCCAGGTCCACACGCAGTCACTTTATGAAAGACTGGAGAAGCTAGTACACTTCGGAGACGGCTATATCATACTAAAAGGCGGAACGGGTACACTCGTAGAGCTCTCGCTCGTATGGGAGTTAATGAACAAAAACATCATCAACGAAAAGCCCATCCTCACGGTGAAAGATTTCTGGAAGCCGGTCATAGAGTTACTTGATAAAGAGCTTGCCTACGAAGGCAAAGAATCCTGTTCGCGATTTGTAAGAGTGGCGGCCGATGCTGGGGACGCAGCGAATAAGATGATAGACGCACTCGCGGGCTAG
- a CDS encoding glycosyltransferase family 2 protein produces the protein MPKIAVVIPAYNAARSIGDVITRVSDYVPREDIFVVDDGSSDQTELMAREHGAWVLRHGRRKGKGVSLRDGVKKALDLDYNLLITMDSDLQHDPSEIPNFISASEKYDIVVGRRTISSDKMPFHRFMSNSITSRMISWRTGVTIADSQCGYRLYRSRVLKRIDSRAKYFEYESDMLIKAAIAGFSIGSVPVKTIYNDSKSSIRVVDILRFIKVFIKSFVIRHG, from the coding sequence ATGCCTAAAATCGCTGTGGTCATTCCGGCGTACAACGCAGCCAGGTCAATAGGGGATGTAATCACCAGGGTGTCGGATTATGTTCCCCGGGAAGATATCTTTGTCGTGGATGACGGCTCTTCTGATCAAACGGAACTCATGGCGCGAGAGCACGGCGCATGGGTCCTCCGCCACGGCCGCAGGAAAGGTAAGGGAGTGTCCCTCAGGGACGGAGTGAAAAAGGCACTCGACCTCGATTATAACCTCCTCATCACGATGGATTCCGATTTGCAGCACGACCCATCCGAAATCCCTAATTTCATTTCCGCGTCTGAGAAATATGACATCGTCGTCGGCCGGCGAACAATTTCTTCAGACAAGATGCCGTTCCACAGGTTCATGTCGAACTCGATAACGTCCAGGATGATCTCGTGGCGCACAGGAGTAACCATAGCCGATAGTCAGTGCGGCTACAGGCTTTACAGATCGAGAGTGCTGAAACGAATCGATTCTCGCGCGAAATACTTCGAGTACGAATCGGATATGCTGATCAAAGCTGCCATTGCAGGATTCTCAATCGGGTCGGTTCCGGTTAAAACAATTTACAACGACTCGAAGAGCTCGATTCGTGTCGTAGACATCCTTCGTTTCATAAAAGTGTTTATTAAATCTTTCGTGATCCGTCATGGCTAA
- a CDS encoding 1-deoxy-D-xylulose-5-phosphate reductoisomerase, whose protein sequence is MRNKKSIAILGSTGSIGKSTLDVVTSMNQNGEDYSVSYLVTNRNIELLYKQAKEFKPSGVVIIDEERAVQFRSLMNGENLKIFSGEKGLMEVMARGEFDVLVSSLVGFVGLRPTLEALRAGKTVALANKETLVVAGEIVNETAKKHGAPLVPIDSEHSAILQCFSGEDKTSIAKLILTASGGPFLNKDKSELGKVTVEEALNHPNWKMGNKITIDSATLMNKGLEVIEAHYLFDLPPEKIEIVVHPQSIIHSMVEFIDGSIKAQLGVPDMKIPIQYAFTYPERVQSNYQRLDFGKLTQLTFMRPDLDKFTLIRSAYNALSCGGTAPAVLNAANETAVELFLQKKIRFTGIAEMVDGALNAIEPKHAPEIEEIFEADRAARNYVHAKLEQSK, encoded by the coding sequence ATGAGAAACAAGAAGAGTATTGCAATCCTGGGCTCGACCGGTTCGATAGGGAAGAGCACATTGGACGTTGTGACGAGCATGAATCAGAATGGCGAAGACTATTCCGTCTCATATCTCGTCACTAACCGAAATATCGAGCTTCTCTACAAGCAAGCTAAGGAATTCAAGCCGAGCGGAGTCGTGATAATAGACGAGGAACGTGCGGTGCAATTCCGCTCACTCATGAATGGTGAAAATCTCAAGATCTTCTCGGGAGAGAAGGGATTGATGGAAGTTATGGCGCGCGGCGAGTTTGATGTCCTGGTGAGTTCACTCGTGGGATTTGTCGGACTCCGTCCGACTCTTGAGGCATTGCGTGCTGGAAAGACGGTAGCACTTGCTAACAAAGAGACGCTTGTCGTCGCCGGTGAAATCGTAAATGAGACAGCGAAGAAACATGGAGCGCCGCTGGTGCCGATAGACAGTGAGCACAGCGCGATTCTCCAATGCTTCTCAGGAGAAGACAAAACTTCTATCGCGAAATTGATTCTCACGGCGTCCGGTGGACCGTTTCTCAATAAGGACAAATCGGAACTCGGGAAAGTCACGGTGGAAGAAGCGCTGAATCATCCGAACTGGAAAATGGGGAACAAGATCACGATAGATTCGGCAACTCTTATGAACAAAGGGCTGGAGGTTATTGAAGCTCACTACCTGTTCGATCTGCCGCCTGAGAAAATCGAAATAGTTGTCCATCCGCAATCCATCATCCATTCGATGGTTGAATTCATAGACGGTTCGATAAAAGCTCAGCTCGGGGTTCCCGATATGAAGATCCCGATTCAATATGCCTTTACTTATCCCGAGCGCGTGCAGTCGAATTATCAACGGCTTGATTTCGGCAAGCTGACACAGCTGACGTTTATGCGACCGGATCTTGACAAATTCACGCTGATAAGGTCGGCGTACAACGCGTTGAGCTGTGGTGGAACGGCTCCCGCTGTCTTAAACGCTGCGAATGAAACCGCGGTGGAACTGTTCCTCCAGAAAAAGATAAGGTTTACCGGCATCGCCGAGATGGTTGATGGCGCCCTCAACGCGATAGAGCCGAAGCATGCGCCTGAAATCGAGGAGATATTTGAAGCCGACCGTGCGGCGAGAAATTACGTGCACGCAAAATTGGAACAATCCAAATAG
- the cdaA gene encoding diadenylate cyclase CdaA: MELFRIGFITVTLLDIVDIAIVAFIFYKLYQVMRGTVAAQIFIGLLMILALSFIAQALGMRALGWLLGTLTNIWVIAFIVLFQPELRRLFLYFGKNSFVRFFIHIDISETVDEIADAAAELSNRQHGALIVLARGSALRTTIETGDEIRAKVSKELLVSIFNPKAPLHDGAVVVRGDIIDAARCTLPLSSTTKISGYVLGMRHRAGLGISEQSDALVVIVSEETGTISVAENGVLTRGLSPEGLRRRLKETLPGPTDKESKSILRHAAEDA; the protein is encoded by the coding sequence ATGGAACTTTTTAGAATCGGATTCATTACTGTAACCCTCCTCGACATCGTCGACATCGCGATTGTTGCGTTTATTTTCTACAAGTTGTACCAGGTCATGAGGGGGACGGTCGCAGCACAGATATTTATCGGCCTTCTGATGATACTCGCCCTTTCATTTATCGCGCAGGCACTGGGTATGAGAGCTCTTGGATGGCTGCTCGGTACCTTGACAAATATTTGGGTTATCGCTTTCATAGTTCTGTTCCAGCCCGAGCTGAGGCGGCTTTTCTTATATTTCGGCAAAAACAGTTTTGTAAGATTCTTCATCCATATCGACATTAGCGAGACGGTGGACGAAATCGCTGATGCGGCGGCAGAGCTGAGCAACAGGCAGCACGGAGCGCTGATCGTTCTAGCAAGAGGAAGTGCGCTGAGAACGACAATCGAAACCGGCGATGAGATCCGCGCGAAGGTGTCCAAGGAACTCCTCGTATCGATCTTCAATCCGAAGGCTCCGCTCCATGACGGCGCAGTCGTCGTGCGGGGCGACATCATCGACGCGGCGAGGTGCACCCTGCCATTGAGCTCCACTACCAAGATCAGCGGCTATGTGCTGGGGATGCGTCACCGGGCGGGACTCGGAATATCCGAACAATCCGACGCACTCGTTGTGATAGTCTCGGAAGAGACCGGCACGATCTCAGTCGCAGAGAACGGCGTCCTCACCCGCGGGCTCTCCCCGGAAGGTCTCAGGAGACGACTCAAAGAAACTCTCCCCGGTCCTACGGATAAGGAGTCTAAATCTATTTTGAGGCACGCGGCCGAGGATGCCTAA
- a CDS encoding protein-L-isoaspartate(D-aspartate) O-methyltransferase: protein MAKRKLLDKYSEAREDMIRLLKERGISDERVLKAMAEVERELFVPVPLRNHAYDDAALPIGEGQTISQPYTVAVMTESLNVQPLEKVLEIGTGSGYQTAILSAMGIRVFTIERIPSLLKSAREVLESLGVRFVSKISDGTIGWREFSPYDGIVVTAGAPEIPKPLVEQLKIGGRLIIPVGSHDFQQMKQVTKINANNEFELVDKADFKFVPLIGKEGWRDTNG from the coding sequence ATGGCTAAACGGAAGCTGCTCGACAAATATTCTGAAGCGAGAGAAGATATGATAAGACTTCTCAAGGAGCGCGGAATTTCCGACGAGCGTGTTCTTAAGGCCATGGCGGAGGTCGAACGGGAGCTCTTCGTCCCGGTTCCGTTAAGGAATCACGCGTACGACGATGCAGCGCTTCCCATAGGAGAAGGGCAAACTATTTCGCAGCCCTATACGGTGGCTGTAATGACAGAGTCGTTGAATGTTCAGCCGCTCGAAAAAGTTCTGGAGATCGGGACGGGAAGCGGGTACCAGACCGCCATCCTTTCTGCAATGGGAATCAGAGTATTTACGATCGAACGAATCCCGTCTCTCCTGAAGTCTGCTCGAGAGGTCCTTGAGAGTCTGGGCGTCAGATTTGTTTCGAAAATAAGTGACGGCACGATCGGCTGGAGGGAATTCTCGCCGTACGACGGAATCGTGGTGACGGCCGGCGCGCCTGAAATCCCGAAACCGCTGGTCGAGCAGCTAAAGATCGGCGGGAGACTTATCATTCCGGTCGGCTCGCACGATTTCCAGCAAATGAAACAGGTCACGAAGATCAATGCTAACAATGAGTTCGAACTAGTGGACAAAGCCGATTTCAAATTTGTGCCATTGATAGGGAAAGAAGGCTGGCGAGACACGAATGGCTGA
- the miaA gene encoding tRNA (adenosine(37)-N6)-dimethylallyltransferase MiaA — MADRLAIAVVGPTCAGKTKIAIELAKLANGEIISADARQIYRVLNVGTAKPSLEERAEVPHHLVDILSPEDEVSAGVYAKLAWDAARDIFSRNLTPIIVGGSGLYVRAIVDGLFDAPEVGREIKTRLRNRLHTETPQALLDELKHVDPEAAEGLLPQNYKRIIRALEVYHASGRKISEMRTDSPIRPDFKTIQFGILVDRTTLYRRIEARVDDMITSGLLDEVKEILRKGFDPELNSLQTVGYKEAIRYLQGNIRYEDMVDLIKMNTRRYAKRQMTWFRKDKRIIWIESTGRDPVSVAKEIVSSYSAE, encoded by the coding sequence ATGGCTGACCGGTTGGCGATCGCCGTCGTCGGACCGACATGCGCGGGGAAAACGAAAATAGCGATCGAACTCGCGAAACTTGCAAACGGCGAGATTATTTCGGCAGACGCGAGACAAATTTACAGAGTTCTAAATGTCGGCACAGCAAAGCCGTCACTCGAAGAACGCGCGGAAGTTCCGCACCATCTAGTCGACATCCTCTCACCCGAGGATGAGGTAAGTGCTGGCGTATATGCCAAGCTCGCTTGGGACGCCGCGAGAGACATCTTCTCAAGAAATCTGACACCCATTATCGTGGGCGGTTCGGGTCTCTACGTACGTGCAATTGTCGACGGGCTTTTCGACGCTCCTGAAGTCGGCAGGGAAATCAAAACTCGGTTGCGCAATCGACTTCATACCGAGACACCGCAAGCACTACTCGATGAGTTGAAACACGTTGACCCTGAAGCAGCTGAAGGACTCTTACCGCAGAACTACAAACGAATTATCAGAGCGCTCGAAGTCTATCATGCCTCCGGCAGGAAGATTTCTGAAATGAGAACTGATTCTCCAATTCGACCTGACTTTAAAACTATACAGTTTGGAATTCTTGTAGATAGGACGACCCTCTACAGGCGGATCGAGGCGCGGGTCGACGACATGATTACCTCAGGTCTTCTCGATGAGGTTAAGGAAATTCTGAGGAAGGGGTTCGACCCTGAACTCAATTCGCTTCAAACAGTTGGTTACAAGGAAGCGATACGCTACCTGCAGGGAAACATCAGGTACGAGGATATGGTAGACCTCATCAAAATGAATACTAGAAGATACGCCAAACGCCAGATGACCTGGTTCAGAAAAGACAAACGGATCATATGGATTGAGTCGACAGGAAGAGATCCCGTTTCTGTCGCGAAGGAAATTGTAAGCAGCTACTCTGCGGAATAA
- a CDS encoding methylmalonyl-CoA mutase family protein translates to MKDDIKEISERKSKWTREASKGAVRPVKFTTVSGEPIEILYTPDDIQHIDFENEIGSPGEFPFTRGIHHTMYRGKLWTMRQFAGFGTPEDSNKRYHYLLENGQTGLSVAFDLPTLMGLDPDDPASQGEVGNCGVSVSSLADMEILFKGIPLGRVSTSMTINAPAAMMQAFYVAVAEKQGVKPDKLRGTIQNDILKEYIAQKEWIYPPLPSMRIITDMFEYSVKEMPKWNPISISGYHIREAGSTAAQELAFTLADGFAYVEAGLAAGLDIDEFVPQLSFFFNSHLDFFEEIAKYRAARRIWARRMRNKYSAKSKRTWMLRFHTQTAGCSLTAQQPENNIVRTAYQALAAVLGGTQSLHTNSMDETLALPSEKAATIALRTQQILAYETGVANTVDPLAGSYFIENLTSRLEEEAERYFEKIDSLGGVIPAIEQGFFQREIADAAYRYQRELDKREKIIVGVNEYVQENEQISIPILEIAKDVESRQQKRLAEVRSNRSTVTAKSAIDHLREAAEDGTNLMPRLLEATRAYVTLGEMCEVLKEVFGVYEEPVVF, encoded by the coding sequence ATGAAAGACGATATAAAAGAAATATCTGAACGGAAGTCAAAATGGACGCGAGAGGCATCCAAAGGTGCGGTTCGACCGGTAAAGTTCACGACAGTCAGCGGTGAACCGATTGAGATACTGTACACCCCCGATGACATTCAGCATATAGATTTTGAGAATGAGATCGGTTCGCCTGGAGAATTCCCTTTCACTCGTGGAATTCACCACACAATGTACCGTGGCAAACTTTGGACGATGCGCCAGTTCGCAGGTTTCGGAACTCCGGAGGATTCTAACAAACGCTATCATTACCTCCTTGAGAACGGTCAGACCGGTCTGAGTGTGGCGTTCGACCTTCCGACTCTTATGGGACTCGACCCGGACGATCCGGCTTCACAAGGAGAAGTCGGAAACTGCGGAGTATCTGTAAGCTCTCTTGCCGATATGGAAATACTATTCAAGGGGATTCCGCTCGGCAGGGTTTCGACTTCAATGACAATCAATGCCCCCGCGGCAATGATGCAGGCGTTTTACGTTGCCGTCGCTGAGAAGCAGGGCGTAAAACCGGATAAGCTTCGCGGGACGATTCAAAATGATATACTTAAAGAGTACATCGCTCAGAAGGAATGGATCTATCCTCCCTTGCCGTCGATGAGAATTATTACAGACATGTTCGAGTACAGTGTAAAGGAGATGCCGAAATGGAATCCGATATCGATAAGTGGTTACCATATTCGGGAGGCCGGCTCGACTGCCGCTCAGGAACTGGCTTTCACGCTGGCTGATGGATTCGCATATGTCGAAGCAGGACTTGCCGCAGGATTAGACATCGACGAATTCGTGCCACAGCTATCGTTCTTCTTCAACTCACACTTAGACTTCTTCGAGGAGATAGCGAAGTACCGTGCCGCAAGAAGAATTTGGGCGAGAAGGATGCGAAACAAGTACAGCGCAAAGAGCAAGCGGACATGGATGCTGAGATTTCATACCCAAACCGCGGGATGTTCACTGACCGCGCAGCAACCGGAAAACAACATTGTACGGACCGCGTATCAGGCTCTAGCAGCAGTACTGGGCGGTACGCAATCACTTCACACGAATTCGATGGATGAGACACTGGCGCTTCCCAGCGAGAAAGCTGCTACCATTGCTCTTCGTACCCAACAGATACTCGCCTACGAGACAGGCGTAGCGAACACCGTGGATCCGCTAGCCGGAAGTTACTTTATAGAAAACCTGACAAGCAGGCTGGAAGAAGAAGCCGAGCGATATTTCGAGAAGATTGACTCACTCGGTGGCGTAATTCCCGCTATTGAGCAAGGCTTCTTTCAGCGAGAGATTGCCGACGCCGCTTACAGGTACCAACGAGAGCTCGACAAGCGCGAGAAGATTATCGTCGGGGTGAATGAGTATGTACAAGAAAACGAGCAGATATCGATCCCGATCCTTGAAATTGCCAAAGATGTCGAATCTAGGCAGCAGAAGAGACTGGCTGAAGTCAGATCCAATAGGAGCACTGTCACGGCGAAGAGCGCAATCGATCACCTTCGAGAGGCCGCTGAGGACGGGACAAACCTAATGCCGCGACTTCTCGAAGCAACCAGAGCGTATGTAACTCTTGGCGAGATGTGTGAAGTGCTCAAAGAAGTCTTCGGGGTATACGAAGAGCCGGTGGTATTCTAG
- the rpsU gene encoding 30S ribosomal protein S21: MVGVIVQENEPIDRALRRFKKKYERSGILKEFKKRTYFTKPSVRKRMKRVKAIRRSQKLASELG; this comes from the coding sequence TTGGTCGGCGTCATTGTTCAAGAGAATGAGCCGATCGACAGAGCACTGAGGCGCTTCAAGAAGAAGTATGAGCGTTCCGGAATTCTGAAAGAATTCAAAAAGCGAACTTACTTCACGAAGCCTTCGGTCCGCAAGCGGATGAAACGCGTAAAAGCTATACGCCGTTCCCAGAAGCTTGCATCGGAACTCGGTTGA
- the folP gene encoding dihydropteroate synthase, translated as MTESTPANLVYKFGDTTFEFGKRTFVMGILNITPDSFSDGGRYFAQTDAVLHGFQMLKDGADIIDIGGESTRPGADIVQLDEELRRVVPVVSKLRQRSGVALSVDTYKSQVALEALKAGANIVNDISGLHFDPKMADTVASCGASVVIMHIKGTPKDMQSDPHYDDLIGEIYEYLSKAVSFAKGKGINQIMIDPGIGFGKTPDHNLELIGRLSEFRRIGVPILVGVSRKSFIGKILETPVESRLEGTAAAVAACILNGVDVVRVHDVREMRRVALVADAIRRQRL; from the coding sequence ATGACTGAATCCACTCCCGCAAACTTAGTCTACAAATTCGGCGATACTACATTCGAATTCGGGAAGCGCACATTTGTCATGGGCATCCTGAACATAACTCCCGACTCATTTTCCGACGGTGGAAGATACTTTGCCCAAACCGATGCGGTCTTGCATGGATTCCAGATGTTGAAAGATGGCGCCGACATTATCGATATCGGCGGAGAGTCGACCCGGCCTGGAGCAGACATAGTCCAGCTCGACGAGGAACTTAGAAGAGTTGTCCCGGTCGTGTCGAAGCTGCGCCAACGTAGCGGGGTAGCATTATCCGTCGACACTTATAAGTCGCAGGTCGCTCTCGAGGCGCTGAAAGCCGGTGCGAACATAGTCAACGATATCAGCGGTCTCCACTTCGATCCGAAGATGGCCGACACGGTCGCGTCATGCGGCGCGTCCGTGGTCATCATGCACATCAAAGGGACTCCGAAGGACATGCAGTCCGATCCGCATTATGATGATTTGATCGGAGAAATTTACGAGTACCTGTCGAAGGCCGTTTCGTTCGCCAAGGGTAAGGGAATCAATCAGATTATGATCGATCCAGGAATCGGTTTCGGCAAAACTCCGGACCACAATCTTGAACTGATCGGACGGCTGTCGGAGTTTCGCAGAATCGGTGTGCCGATCCTGGTAGGAGTGTCCAGAAAGTCTTTCATTGGAAAGATACTTGAAACGCCCGTGGAGTCGCGCCTGGAAGGCACGGCGGCGGCCGTCGCTGCCTGCATTTTAAATGGCGTCGACGTTGTCAGGGTCCACGATGTGCGCGAGATGAGGCGCGTAGCACTCGTAGCCGACGCGATCAGAAGACAAAGGTTATGA